One region of Halomicrobium sp. LC1Hm genomic DNA includes:
- the tuf gene encoding translation elongation factor EF-1 subunit alpha — translation MSDRHQNLAIIGHVDHGKSTLVGRLLYETGSVPEHVIEQHKEEAEEKGKGGFEFAYVMDNLAEERERGVTIDIAHQEFSTDAYDFTIVDCPGHRDFVKNMITGASQADNAVLVVAADDGVAPQTREHVFLARTLGIGELIVGVNKMDLVDYSESDYEQVVSEVEDLLNQVRFGTEDASFIPISAFEGDNIAEESDNTDWYDGDILLEALNDLPEPEPPTDAPLRLPIQDVYTIDGIGTVPVGRVETGILNVGDNVSFQPSDVGGEVKTVEMHHEEVPKAEPGDNVGFNVRGIGKDDIRRGDVCGPADDPPTVADTFQAQIVVMQHPSVITAGYTPVFHAHTAQVACTIESIDQKIDPSSGEVAEENPDFIQNGDAAVVTIRPQKPLSIEPSGEIPELGSFAIRDMGQTIAAGKVLDVDER, via the coding sequence ATGAGCGACCGACACCAGAACCTGGCCATCATCGGCCACGTCGACCACGGAAAGAGTACGCTCGTCGGACGACTCCTCTACGAGACAGGGTCCGTCCCCGAGCACGTCATCGAACAGCACAAGGAAGAAGCCGAGGAGAAGGGCAAGGGCGGCTTCGAGTTCGCCTACGTCATGGACAACCTCGCCGAAGAGCGCGAACGCGGTGTCACCATCGACATCGCCCACCAGGAGTTCAGCACGGACGCCTACGACTTCACCATCGTCGACTGTCCTGGTCACCGCGACTTCGTCAAGAACATGATCACCGGCGCGAGCCAGGCCGACAACGCAGTCCTCGTCGTCGCCGCTGACGACGGTGTCGCGCCCCAGACTCGCGAGCACGTCTTCCTGGCACGCACGCTGGGCATCGGCGAGCTCATCGTCGGCGTCAACAAGATGGACCTCGTCGACTACAGCGAGTCCGACTACGAACAGGTCGTCTCCGAGGTCGAGGACCTGCTCAACCAGGTCCGCTTCGGTACCGAGGACGCCAGCTTCATCCCGATCTCCGCGTTCGAAGGCGACAACATCGCCGAGGAGTCGGACAACACCGACTGGTACGACGGCGACATCCTGCTCGAAGCACTCAACGACCTGCCCGAGCCGGAGCCGCCGACGGACGCACCGCTGCGCCTCCCGATCCAGGACGTCTACACGATCGACGGCATCGGTACGGTGCCGGTCGGCCGTGTCGAGACCGGTATCCTGAACGTCGGCGACAACGTCTCCTTCCAGCCCAGCGACGTGGGCGGCGAGGTCAAGACCGTCGAGATGCACCACGAAGAGGTGCCCAAGGCAGAGCCCGGCGACAACGTCGGGTTCAACGTCCGTGGCATCGGCAAGGACGACATCCGCCGCGGTGACGTCTGTGGCCCGGCCGACGACCCGCCGACGGTCGCCGACACCTTCCAGGCCCAGATCGTCGTCATGCAGCACCCGTCCGTGATCACGGCCGGTTACACCCCGGTCTTCCACGCACACACCGCACAGGTCGCCTGTACGATCGAGTCCATCGACCAGAAGATCGACCCGTCCTCCGGCGAGGTCGCCGAGGAGAACCCGGACTTCATCCAGAACGGCGACGCCGCGGTCGTCACCATCCGACCCCAGAAGCCCCTCAGCATCGAGCCCTCGGGCGAGATCCCGGAGCTCGGGAGCTTCGCCATCCGCGACATGGGTCAGACCATCGCAGCCGGGAAAGTCCTCGACGTGGACGAGCGATAA
- a CDS encoding homoserine dehydrogenase, which yields MKLAVLGAGAVGRSVAELAGDYGHTVTALADSSGAVVDADGIDVDAALAAKEADGTVGSARPETALEAEYDALVEATPTTLGDAQPGFGHVEAALERDRHVVLANKGPVAERYADVRALERESAGDVLFEATVGGAMPVLSTIDDFDPEHITAARGVLNGTANFILSRMAAEGLGYEHVLAEAQDLGVAEADPTFDVEGTDAALKCVIVANVLAGERREYTLDDATVEGISSIPGSALELAQEDGRTIRLIGEVADGDVRVGPRLVPENAALSVSGTRNIVQLETEHAGRLNISGRGAGGPETASAVLADVGRLPEA from the coding sequence GTGAAACTCGCAGTCCTCGGTGCCGGTGCAGTGGGGCGATCGGTCGCGGAACTCGCGGGCGATTACGGCCACACCGTGACCGCACTGGCCGATTCCAGTGGGGCGGTCGTCGACGCCGACGGGATCGACGTCGACGCGGCCCTCGCTGCCAAAGAGGCCGACGGGACGGTCGGATCGGCCCGGCCCGAGACAGCTCTCGAAGCGGAGTACGACGCCCTCGTCGAGGCGACGCCGACGACGCTTGGCGACGCCCAACCCGGCTTCGGCCACGTCGAGGCCGCACTGGAGCGGGACCGTCACGTCGTCCTCGCGAACAAGGGCCCCGTCGCAGAACGCTACGCCGACGTGCGCGCGCTCGAACGCGAGAGCGCGGGCGACGTGCTCTTTGAGGCGACCGTCGGCGGTGCGATGCCGGTCCTGTCGACGATCGACGACTTCGACCCCGAACACATCACCGCGGCGCGGGGCGTCCTCAACGGGACGGCGAACTTCATCCTCTCGCGGATGGCCGCCGAGGGCCTGGGCTACGAACACGTCCTCGCCGAGGCCCAGGATCTCGGCGTCGCCGAGGCCGATCCCACCTTCGACGTCGAGGGCACCGACGCCGCCCTGAAGTGTGTCATCGTCGCGAACGTCCTCGCGGGCGAGCGACGCGAGTACACGCTCGACGACGCCACGGTCGAGGGGATCAGTTCGATCCCCGGCAGCGCCCTCGAACTCGCACAGGAAGACGGCCGCACGATCCGTCTCATCGGCGAGGTCGCCGACGGCGACGTTCGCGTCGGCCCGCGGCTGGTTCCGGAAAACGCCGCGCTCTCCGTCTCCGGGACGCGCAACATCGTCCAGCTCGAAACGGAACACGCCGGACGACTCAACATCTCGGGCCGCGGTGCCGGCGGCCCCGAGACGGCGAGTGCGGTCCTGGCCGACGTCGGGCGACTCCCCGAGGCGTAG
- a CDS encoding amino acid-binding protein, which produces MSDSQDEVRAYTVRLELVDEPGELLRALHPIADNGGNLLSIFHERGNMTPRGHIPVEVDLEATPERFEDIVEALQAENFNIIQAGAERYSEALTIVLSGHLVNTDLSHTLSHIQEATEATVTDLSLSAPEGTEDVSSARLRLATEAGNADNALAAVREIAAEKELTVVEPLTAGGDA; this is translated from the coding sequence ATGAGCGACTCGCAGGACGAGGTTCGAGCCTACACAGTCCGGCTCGAACTGGTCGACGAACCCGGCGAACTGCTCCGGGCGCTCCACCCGATCGCCGACAACGGCGGCAACCTCCTCTCTATCTTCCACGAGCGTGGGAACATGACGCCACGGGGGCACATCCCCGTGGAGGTCGACCTGGAGGCCACGCCCGAGCGGTTCGAGGACATCGTCGAGGCCCTCCAGGCGGAGAACTTCAACATCATCCAGGCCGGCGCGGAGCGCTACAGCGAGGCGCTGACGATCGTCCTCTCGGGCCACCTGGTGAACACGGACCTCTCTCACACGCTCTCACACATCCAGGAAGCCACCGAGGCGACGGTCACCGACCTGTCGCTGTCGGCCCCGGAAGGCACCGAGGACGTATCGAGCGCACGACTCCGTCTCGCCACCGAGGCGGGCAACGCCGACAACGCGCTGGCGGCGGTCCGAGAGATCGCCGCCGAGAAGGAGCTGACTGTCGTCGAGCCGCTGACGGCGGGTGGTGACGCGTGA
- a CDS encoding tail fiber domain-containing protein: MTTDDLRRRVERLEAMVATADDEPDGEDGLTRRTILKGLGLVGVGSYAAGKARADPQGQLGTDTDPVATVYAQQLHGGLTGNTAVSSLLGPGLGIDGGSLSADVTGATSTGSGTDIYTGTTDGDLQLRSLVGGTNVSLSSASGAVTIDATAGSSVWSDPDADDLLEPTSSYRGIDLSGVSNPRVVTPWIGTTTATAFEAFVGTTRVARFAPTGTDGNAETAAGNVLLGQYAQIGDGATGVAVGGGGSPTNSHENVAYDNYGTISGGQNNTVGSDDGDPVTAAHATIGGGYSNTASSEYATIAGGTANTASAKSVAVGGGNDNTSSGNYAAVAGGYSNSARSQYGTIGGGSTNTASGQHATVGGGNSNTAGGDQSTVGGGQNNSATGPYAAVPGGQSNAAAGSHSLAAGRRAAANDAGAFVWADSQDADFASDTDYNGSGVTGTDTFHVRAQNGARIVNGAGTTYIPSGSTGWTATSTRAAKTNFQPIDPDSVLDGVRSLDVATWEYKTSDGEAAGVEHMGPTAEAFDDAFSLGESERHINSINADGVALAAIQGLADRTDELGGELERKDERIDELEGRLAERDERVDELAGELERKDDRIDELESRLDDLEALVQQGD; the protein is encoded by the coding sequence ATGACGACGGACGACCTCCGTCGGCGAGTCGAACGACTGGAGGCGATGGTCGCGACGGCGGACGACGAGCCAGATGGTGAAGACGGTCTGACGCGTCGGACGATACTGAAGGGGCTGGGACTCGTCGGCGTCGGCAGCTACGCCGCCGGGAAGGCACGGGCTGATCCACAGGGCCAGCTCGGGACCGACACCGATCCGGTCGCGACCGTCTACGCCCAGCAGCTCCACGGCGGTCTGACGGGCAACACGGCGGTGAGTTCGCTGCTGGGGCCGGGACTGGGGATCGACGGCGGCTCGCTGTCTGCCGACGTGACCGGCGCGACGAGTACGGGTTCCGGCACCGACATCTACACCGGGACGACCGACGGGGACCTGCAGCTCCGATCGCTCGTCGGGGGCACGAACGTCTCGCTGTCGAGCGCCAGCGGAGCGGTCACGATCGACGCGACGGCCGGCTCGTCGGTGTGGAGCGATCCGGACGCGGACGATCTCCTCGAACCGACCAGCTCGTACAGGGGGATCGATCTGAGTGGCGTCAGCAATCCGCGGGTCGTGACCCCATGGATCGGCACCACGACGGCGACGGCGTTCGAGGCCTTCGTCGGCACCACCCGCGTCGCCCGGTTCGCACCGACCGGAACCGACGGAAACGCCGAGACGGCCGCGGGCAACGTCCTGCTGGGTCAGTACGCCCAGATCGGTGACGGGGCGACGGGTGTCGCGGTCGGCGGCGGCGGCAGCCCGACCAACAGTCACGAGAACGTCGCCTACGACAACTACGGGACGATCAGCGGCGGCCAGAACAACACGGTCGGGAGCGACGACGGCGATCCGGTGACGGCGGCCCACGCGACGATCGGCGGGGGCTACAGCAACACCGCTTCGAGCGAGTACGCGACGATCGCCGGCGGAACGGCCAACACCGCGTCTGCCAAGTCCGTGGCCGTCGGTGGCGGCAACGACAACACCAGTTCGGGCAACTACGCGGCCGTCGCGGGTGGCTACTCCAACAGCGCGCGCAGCCAGTACGGGACGATCGGTGGCGGGTCGACGAACACCGCGTCGGGCCAGCACGCGACGGTCGGCGGCGGAAACAGCAACACGGCCGGCGGCGACCAGTCGACCGTCGGCGGCGGGCAGAACAACAGCGCAACGGGACCGTACGCGGCGGTTCCCGGCGGCCAGAGCAACGCGGCCGCTGGGAGTCACTCGCTTGCGGCCGGCCGTCGCGCGGCGGCCAACGACGCCGGGGCGTTCGTCTGGGCAGACAGTCAGGACGCCGACTTCGCGTCCGACACCGACTACAACGGCTCCGGCGTGACCGGAACCGACACGTTCCACGTCCGGGCCCAAAACGGTGCCCGCATCGTCAACGGGGCCGGAACGACCTACATTCCAAGCGGGTCGACCGGGTGGACGGCGACGTCGACCAGAGCGGCGAAGACGAACTTCCAGCCGATCGATCCCGACAGCGTCCTCGACGGCGTCCGCTCGCTGGACGTGGCCACCTGGGAGTACAAGACCAGCGACGGCGAGGCCGCCGGAGTCGAGCACATGGGTCCGACGGCCGAAGCGTTCGACGACGCTTTCAGTCTCGGAGAGAGCGAGCGCCACATCAACTCCATCAACGCCGACGGCGTCGCCCTGGCGGCGATCCAGGGACTCGCGGACCGGACCGACGAGTTGGGGGGCGAACTCGAACGGAAAGACGAACGCATCGACGAACTCGAAGGACGGCTCGCCGAACGAGACGAGCGGGTCGACGAGCTGGCGGGCGAACTCGAACGGAAAGACGATCGCATCGACGAGCTGGAGTCGCGACTCGACGACCTCGAAGCGCTCGTACAACAGGGTGACTGA
- a CDS encoding histidine kinase N-terminal 7TM domain-containing protein, with product MKPLTRRAVVAGAIVAALVWSGLVPLSAGAAGVSGLDCQPGSEGAVFAADSGLEAVYDGETLDGNPFVDDTTLAFPNVTVSATDTASLRIVAATDDGVCLRSIEPTNAPLRVTPDAGETVVVRDSLVNLSYGSFQYARSAGGVDLSYNASAPAEITVEDGDLSAGRTVEAVDAEDGTQLTTGTVSAGNTVDLQLPAGHRTVDLQYASTQTATATSTVQPAATATPTPTDTATATDTSIPTATTTDTATPTAAATNTATPTPTDTATPTATTTDTATQTATTAGETPPDSDPETGGSSAGDDTATPTPTPDSTRTATETATPANTTEFTVPEWTGELVAYEPTPQTQHVGGLLPLTVSLWGLALWLVVARRGPETRLLALVLVVASVRATSDLTQIVLDGFVGVEAPLATLNLLLEFATAVLFAGFAVQYADLGERRTRHAKRALGVLGAVGATAVLTNPLHGQVFTDAAVAAGPFTYVTASVGPVGWLLFALTTGLVAAGGVLVARTFVVGSPRGAWRPVAVIGTGLAVAVGIAALDVLELGPVTGYDYSATGVNYFLLATTVSLLGYGFQRLKPSGQRSIVADLDDAIVILDDAWRVVEWNGAAEEIVPELSTGRSFDAVFSEPLARPTVDQTVTREMSLQVERWETDREADAEPSTDSDDRTDGDSDGQTAVEATDRAETTDPGANETQPDSAAEAHGEPPETERRHFIVNARAVTTETSNVIGYTVRFADVTALKRHMSQLERRNEQLDQFAGAVTQDLRGPLAEAREETERVRAVLADADDPEAVDRRALTTALGSIDAALNRMAQLVEDILGLARDRELQTDPEPISFDAIVESVWDRFDPEAATLSVEATGEISADREHLDRLLAVLVRNAIQHGGEGVTVRVGLDDDGFYVADDGPGIDSSVRDRAFEAGVTTRDAAAGLGLTMARQRAAAHGWEIALDGDAAGTKIVVSGCETELPSEVADE from the coding sequence ATGAAACCACTCACTCGCCGGGCGGTCGTTGCCGGAGCGATCGTCGCGGCCCTCGTCTGGAGCGGACTCGTCCCGCTGTCGGCCGGAGCGGCGGGCGTCTCCGGCCTCGACTGCCAGCCGGGGAGCGAGGGAGCCGTCTTCGCGGCCGACAGCGGCCTCGAAGCAGTGTACGACGGCGAGACGCTGGACGGCAATCCGTTCGTCGACGACACAACGCTCGCGTTCCCGAACGTCACGGTCAGTGCGACCGACACCGCGTCGCTTCGCATCGTCGCGGCGACCGACGACGGCGTCTGCCTGCGCTCGATCGAACCCACCAATGCACCGCTCCGGGTGACGCCGGACGCCGGTGAGACCGTCGTCGTTCGCGATTCGCTGGTGAATCTGAGCTACGGCTCGTTTCAGTACGCACGCTCGGCCGGCGGCGTCGATCTGTCGTACAACGCCAGCGCGCCCGCCGAGATCACGGTCGAAGACGGGGATCTCTCGGCCGGACGCACCGTCGAGGCCGTCGACGCCGAGGACGGGACGCAACTGACGACCGGAACCGTCAGTGCCGGCAACACGGTCGACCTCCAGTTGCCGGCGGGACACCGGACCGTGGATCTGCAGTACGCGTCGACACAGACGGCGACGGCCACGTCGACCGTCCAGCCGGCCGCGACGGCGACTCCGACACCGACGGACACCGCGACAGCGACGGACACCTCGATTCCGACGGCAACGACAACGGACACCGCGACTCCGACGGCAGCTGCGACCAACACCGCAACTCCGACACCGACGGACACCGCGACCCCGACGGCAACGACAACGGACACCGCGACACAGACCGCCACGACTGCGGGGGAGACGCCACCAGACAGCGACCCGGAGACGGGCGGTTCGTCGGCTGGTGACGACACTGCGACGCCGACTCCGACGCCGGACAGCACCCGGACGGCGACGGAGACCGCGACGCCCGCGAATACCACGGAGTTCACCGTCCCGGAGTGGACCGGCGAGCTGGTGGCCTACGAGCCGACGCCACAGACCCAGCACGTCGGCGGCCTGCTCCCGTTGACGGTGTCGCTGTGGGGACTCGCCCTGTGGCTCGTGGTCGCCCGTCGGGGACCCGAGACGCGCTTGCTCGCGCTCGTCCTCGTCGTCGCCTCCGTGCGAGCGACGAGCGATCTGACCCAGATCGTGCTCGACGGCTTCGTCGGCGTCGAAGCCCCGCTCGCGACGCTCAATCTCCTGCTTGAGTTCGCGACGGCGGTGCTGTTTGCCGGCTTCGCCGTCCAATACGCCGACCTCGGCGAGCGCAGGACCCGCCACGCGAAACGGGCTCTCGGTGTGCTCGGGGCAGTCGGAGCCACCGCCGTCCTGACGAACCCCCTCCACGGACAGGTCTTTACCGACGCGGCCGTCGCAGCCGGCCCCTTCACCTACGTGACGGCCAGCGTCGGTCCGGTCGGCTGGCTCCTGTTCGCGCTCACGACCGGGCTGGTCGCTGCCGGTGGCGTGCTCGTCGCTCGAACCTTCGTCGTCGGCTCGCCCAGAGGTGCCTGGCGACCGGTCGCCGTCATCGGGACCGGACTCGCCGTCGCGGTCGGCATCGCGGCCCTCGACGTGCTGGAACTGGGACCGGTGACCGGCTACGACTACAGTGCGACCGGCGTCAACTACTTCCTCCTGGCGACGACCGTCTCGCTGCTGGGCTACGGCTTCCAGCGGCTCAAGCCCAGCGGGCAGCGCTCGATCGTGGCCGACCTCGACGACGCGATCGTCATCCTCGACGACGCCTGGCGGGTCGTCGAGTGGAACGGGGCCGCCGAAGAGATCGTCCCGGAGCTGTCGACCGGGCGCTCGTTCGACGCCGTCTTCTCCGAGCCCCTGGCGCGCCCGACCGTCGATCAGACGGTCACCCGGGAGATGAGCCTACAGGTCGAGCGGTGGGAGACCGACCGCGAAGCCGACGCCGAGCCGTCGACTGACAGTGACGACCGGACGGACGGAGACTCGGACGGCCAGACGGCAGTGGAAGCCACCGACCGAGCCGAGACAACAGATCCCGGAGCGAACGAGACACAGCCGGACAGCGCCGCCGAAGCCCACGGCGAGCCGCCCGAGACCGAGCGACGCCACTTCATCGTCAACGCACGGGCGGTGACGACCGAGACCAGCAACGTGATCGGTTACACGGTCCGGTTCGCGGACGTGACGGCGCTGAAGCGCCACATGTCTCAGCTCGAGCGTCGCAACGAGCAGCTCGATCAGTTCGCGGGCGCTGTCACGCAGGACCTGCGCGGCCCGCTGGCCGAGGCACGCGAGGAGACGGAGCGTGTGCGAGCGGTGCTGGCGGACGCCGACGACCCGGAGGCCGTCGACCGGCGAGCACTCACGACTGCACTCGGTTCGATCGACGCGGCGCTGAACCGGATGGCCCAGCTCGTCGAAGACATCCTCGGACTGGCTCGCGACCGAGAGTTACAGACCGATCCGGAACCGATCTCGTTCGACGCGATCGTCGAGTCAGTCTGGGACCGCTTCGATCCGGAGGCGGCCACCCTCTCGGTCGAGGCCACCGGCGAGATCAGCGCCGACCGCGAGCACCTCGATCGACTCCTCGCCGTGCTGGTCCGGAACGCGATCCAGCACGGCGGCGAGGGGGTCACCGTCCGCGTCGGTCTCGACGACGACGGGTTCTACGTGGCCGACGACGGCCCCGGTATCGACTCGTCGGTCCGAGACCGCGCGTTCGAGGCGGGCGTGACGACCCGCGACGCTGCGGCCGGTCTCGGGCTCACGATGGCCCGACAGCGGGCCGCGGCCCACGGGTGGGAGATCGCACTCGACGGCGACGCGGCGGGGACGAAGATCGTCGTCAGCGGCTGTGAGACGGAGCTGCCGTCGGAGGTGGCCGACGAATGA
- a CDS encoding sensor histidine kinase: protein MTGGGLSRAVATALSELRFDYAPSLQTQHLLLFATMTLVTVGLAYWITRTRQTRGAHLFALTLVVLGARLASDVAHGLVGELWPVLEVLVALNPLLELGLVVLFVRFAGRYAGVERVRSDRARRAMGGLVAVAAIAIATNPVHGLVFDAVRQVSIPFTHVVVERGVLGFGLLGVNAVLLLAAAGLLAYAVTTGFRPAWWPAIVLSIAVSVAIVVIALQLRVGGALYQYDYTAIGYAGFFFLTTLALVEHGLRRIEVVAREEILDDIDDAVVLLDTDGTVVTTNAAAEGLFGTLDGAEGFLDRFDELGSEQLDGDRERTAITIDPETTEWDTLRNTTRTAGRGPRHFLVSTEYVTTQTTRVIGHVVRFVETTELERRSRELERKNDQLDQFASTVSHDLRNPLNVATGYLQMATEAVDPDDDAAFDVAAALTYLDKVEVSLDRMATIIDDILALIDNADPVTDTEPVDFDSVASAAWSTVDTRSATLERSGEGTIEADETRLQRLLENLFRNAVDHVGDEVTIEVGLTGDGFYVADDGPGIPEDEREQIFEHGYTTGDEGTGLGLSIVQQLAEAHGWTVSLDPDADGAKFVVEGCATTRRPVQTTESTEPERRHRPERER from the coding sequence ATGACCGGCGGCGGGCTGTCCCGAGCAGTCGCGACGGCGCTGTCCGAGCTGCGGTTCGACTACGCCCCGTCGCTCCAGACCCAGCACCTCCTGCTGTTTGCCACGATGACTCTCGTCACCGTCGGGCTGGCCTACTGGATCACGCGAACCAGACAGACGAGGGGGGCTCACCTGTTCGCGCTCACCCTCGTCGTGCTCGGGGCCCGGCTGGCCTCGGACGTCGCCCACGGGCTCGTCGGCGAGCTCTGGCCGGTCCTGGAGGTGCTGGTCGCACTGAACCCGCTCCTCGAACTGGGGCTGGTGGTGCTGTTCGTGCGCTTTGCCGGCCGCTACGCCGGTGTGGAGCGAGTGCGGTCCGACCGGGCACGTCGAGCGATGGGCGGCCTCGTCGCCGTGGCGGCGATCGCGATCGCGACCAACCCCGTCCACGGACTGGTGTTCGACGCCGTCCGGCAGGTGTCGATCCCGTTCACCCACGTCGTCGTCGAGCGTGGCGTCCTCGGGTTCGGCCTGCTGGGGGTGAACGCCGTCCTGTTGCTCGCCGCCGCTGGCCTGCTCGCGTACGCGGTGACGACGGGGTTCCGGCCGGCGTGGTGGCCGGCGATCGTCCTCTCGATCGCGGTCTCGGTCGCGATCGTGGTGATCGCCCTCCAGCTTCGCGTCGGCGGGGCACTGTACCAGTACGACTACACGGCGATCGGGTACGCCGGATTCTTCTTCCTGACGACGCTGGCGCTGGTCGAGCACGGCCTGCGCCGCATCGAGGTCGTCGCACGCGAGGAGATCCTCGACGACATCGACGACGCCGTCGTCCTGCTGGACACCGACGGCACCGTCGTCACGACGAACGCCGCCGCTGAGGGGCTGTTCGGGACGCTCGACGGAGCGGAGGGGTTCCTGGATCGGTTCGACGAACTCGGGAGCGAGCAGCTGGACGGCGACCGAGAACGGACCGCCATCACGATCGACCCCGAGACGACCGAGTGGGACACGCTCCGGAACACGACCAGGACCGCAGGGCGGGGGCCACGGCACTTCCTCGTCTCCACCGAGTACGTCACCACGCAGACGACGCGGGTCATCGGCCACGTCGTCCGGTTCGTCGAGACGACGGAGCTCGAACGCCGCTCGCGGGAACTCGAACGCAAGAACGACCAGCTCGACCAGTTCGCCAGCACCGTCTCTCACGACCTTCGGAACCCTCTGAACGTGGCCACGGGCTACCTCCAGATGGCGACCGAGGCCGTCGATCCCGACGACGACGCGGCCTTCGACGTCGCGGCGGCGCTGACCTACCTCGACAAGGTCGAGGTGTCCCTCGACCGGATGGCGACGATCATCGACGACATCCTCGCGCTGATCGACAACGCCGACCCGGTGACCGACACCGAGCCCGTCGACTTCGATTCGGTCGCCTCGGCCGCCTGGTCGACCGTCGACACCCGGTCGGCGACCCTCGAACGGAGCGGCGAGGGGACGATCGAGGCCGACGAGACGCGACTCCAGCGCCTGCTAGAGAACCTGTTTCGCAACGCCGTCGACCACGTCGGCGACGAGGTCACCATCGAGGTCGGGCTGACCGGCGACGGCTTCTACGTGGCCGACGACGGTCCCGGCATCCCCGAGGACGAACGCGAGCAGATCTTCGAACACGGCTACACGACCGGCGACGAGGGGACCGGACTGGGGCTGTCGATCGTCCAGCAACTCGCCGAGGCCCACGGCTGGACGGTCTCGCTCGATCCCGACGCCGACGGCGCGAAGTTCGTCGTCGAGGGCTGTGCGACGACACGCCGTCCGGTACAGACGACGGAGTCGACCGAGCCCGAGCGGCGACACCGTCCCGAGCGAGAGCGGTGA
- a CDS encoding VOC family protein: MTELQFITFACDAPERLAAFWEAALDGERRDTEVPETALVDRPGDGPDLLFKRLQAGTKWRMALHLDLSVEDRTESVERLRELGATVRETKTEHHDGTTAEWTVLEDPEGNAFCVSEY, translated from the coding sequence ATGACAGAGTTGCAGTTTATTACCTTCGCTTGTGACGCGCCGGAGCGACTGGCGGCGTTCTGGGAAGCCGCACTCGACGGCGAACGCCGCGACACCGAAGTCCCCGAGACGGCACTCGTCGACCGCCCCGGCGACGGCCCTGATCTCCTCTTCAAGCGACTGCAGGCCGGCACGAAGTGGCGGATGGCGCTCCACCTCGATCTGTCGGTCGAAGACAGAACCGAGAGCGTCGAGCGACTCCGCGAACTCGGGGCGACCGTCCGCGAGACGAAGACGGAACACCACGACGGGACGACCGCCGAGTGGACGGTGCTGGAAGATCCCGAAGGCAACGCCTTCTGCGTGTCCGAGTACTGA